GGCCACAGAAGAAGAAGGAATAGTGCTGGTAGATGTTGAGTACACCATCCGCACTACCAACTCAAGGCATAATCTTGTATTTCCTTTCTATTTAGATGAAGGAAACCTGGTAATTAATAGCGGGGCATAGTAAACATTGATTTGAAAAGTAATTTTTAAATATCATTTACCGAATGAGCTGTAGTTGCAACATACCGCATCCGTTAAAAAGAGAAGGCACATACCAGTGGCAACGCTTTCCTGCAGGGTTAAAACAAGGCTTTTACCAGCCCGATGACCGTACCATTGAACAACTGGTAATGCAGGCGGCTGAATATGCTTCTTTTGTAAAATACTATGATACTACGCTGAATGAATGGGGAAGATGGCAGGAGTTTTATGATTTTATTTACGACTATCAAAATAAGGCTTTAAAGTTTGCGAATATCGATAGTTTGCTGCAACGGGGAGACGTTCCGCCGCACCTTGGGTTATTGCTTTCCTTTTTGAAAACATTTCAAACCTTACGCGATAACTTTAATGGCTTTACCGGCCGCCACGTTGATTTTTATTACGAGGATGTTTTACAGCTTGCAAAAAAGCCGGCGGAACCCGACAAGGTAGCCGTTTTGTTTGAGCCGGAGAAAAATACCGTCGCCGCCAGGGTAGTAGCCGGGCGCGAGTTGGATGCCGGCAAAGACGCAGCAAAAAAAAGCCTTGTTTATAAAACTACCCGCGAAATTATCGTAAACCAGGCAGCTATAGCTAAAAAGAAAACGGTTTTCGCAGACAAAACAGGGGCTATTATAAATGGCTTATATGCAGCCGGCGATGCGGCTACCGACAACAGTTTTAAACAAAATAACATTACCAGCTGGCGGGCGTTCGGGTCAATTAATAATGCACCGGCCAATGTCGGCTTTGCTTTCAGCTCTCCGCTTTTATTAGCTAAAGAGGGCCGCCGCAGGCTGACCATAGAAATTGACAGTGTGCAAAATTTGCCGCCGGTATCGTTAACAGCAAGCTATACCGGGCCAAAGGGATGGATAAGTAAGGGTGTAACGGTCGATCTTGTTCCCGGGGTTGGCAGCGGAACATCAGCAAAAACGTATTTGCGTGTAAAAATTGATGAATCGTTACCCGCCATAGCAGCTTACGACGAAAAAACGCACCAATCTAATTACCCAGCGAAGTATCCTGTTATAAAATTTTTGATCAATAACGATGCAAATTTTCCAGAGGCGATCAGCTTTTTGTCGACACTAACCGTAGGCGCATTAAAAGAGGTTGTAATGAATGTTGAGGGTGTCAAGTCGTATACGATCACCGGCGATAACGGAAAGCTGAACCCATTACAGGCCTTTAAGCCATTTGGCAATACGCCTGTAAAAAACAAATCATTTTTTACCATTGGAAGTACCGAGGTTTTCAATAAATACCTGTCCACCCTGCATTTTGCTATTAACTGGAAGGGTGCACCCGGTAATATGGAGAAGTATTATTCGGCTTACCAGACGTATTTAAAAACCGTTCCGGATAACTCCGTAAGTCCGCAAACGATTGATTCATTTAATAAGCAATGGGAAGCGCTTAAACAGGGAAATGTACCCGGGAAAGTTGAATTATTGAGCGGCGGCAAATGGACCCAGGTTAACGAGGATGCCATGGCAAATTATATAAACCCCGATAAAAAGAAGAGCTATAATACGTTTCATACAGATAATATCATAAATAACGATTTTGATATTACAGAATCAAACGACTATACGGAAACGTCGCGGTGGGGTTTTGCCAAAGTAACCGTGGGATATGATTTTGGCCACCAGATTTTTTCGAATGTATTAACCCATACGGTGACCAATAATGCAAAAGTTACCACAGCAGCGGCTATTCTTCCTATTCCTCCGCAGCCTTATACACCTGAGTTTAACAGCCTGCATCTTGATTATGTAAAAAAAGATGCATTTGATGTTGTGACCAGGCCCGAACACCAGTTAATGCAAATTCA
Above is a window of Mucilaginibacter ginsenosidivorans DNA encoding:
- a CDS encoding baseplate J/gp47 family protein, with translation MSCSCNIPHPLKREGTYQWQRFPAGLKQGFYQPDDRTIEQLVMQAAEYASFVKYYDTTLNEWGRWQEFYDFIYDYQNKALKFANIDSLLQRGDVPPHLGLLLSFLKTFQTLRDNFNGFTGRHVDFYYEDVLQLAKKPAEPDKVAVLFEPEKNTVAARVVAGRELDAGKDAAKKSLVYKTTREIIVNQAAIAKKKTVFADKTGAIINGLYAAGDAATDNSFKQNNITSWRAFGSINNAPANVGFAFSSPLLLAKEGRRRLTIEIDSVQNLPPVSLTASYTGPKGWISKGVTVDLVPGVGSGTSAKTYLRVKIDESLPAIAAYDEKTHQSNYPAKYPVIKFLINNDANFPEAISFLSTLTVGALKEVVMNVEGVKSYTITGDNGKLNPLQAFKPFGNTPVKNKSFFTIGSTEVFNKYLSTLHFAINWKGAPGNMEKYYSAYQTYLKTVPDNSVSPQTIDSFNKQWEALKQGNVPGKVELLSGGKWTQVNEDAMANYINPDKKKSYNTFHTDNIINNDFDITESNDYTETSRWGFAKVTVGYDFGHQIFSNVLTHTVTNNAKVTTAAAILPIPPQPYTPEFNSLHLDYVKKDAFDVVTRPEHQLMQIHPFGFSVITSTQDTLVSGDYNVSGQLFIGLSNCPVAQTVNLYFSRLDGTEEIDALINEKTQWYYLASNQWIQFDFDEIVVNTTTDFTESGFISFAIPEAALMSNTLMGENLVWIKVVSASSAAAYPSIIDINTNAVEAVFDDRDNDPYHLQIPLPAGTITKAVVKIDGVKAVSQPSASYGGSMAEQAEHFFTRVSERLRHKNRSWSIWDYEHLVLEKFPAIYKIKCISHATQDCMYEPGNVLCVALPATVNIAEKDLLQPRISKGTLTEAEEYISSFMTTFAHVKFINPVYEPIIVKCSVKINPGFDESFYREQLNTDIQQFIAPWILNKNISPSFSGKIYASSIVNFIEERPYIDYLTNFEAFKIENNKTISWKEFATGSGEDVILTSHSSHQIDTQAIC